One window of the Ischnura elegans unplaced genomic scaffold, ioIscEleg1.1, whole genome shotgun sequence genome contains the following:
- the LOC124173587 gene encoding histone H2B: protein MPPKTSGKAAKKAGKAQKNISKGDKKKKRRRKESYAIYIYKVLKQVHPDTGISSKAMNIMNSFVNDIFERIAAEASRLAHYNKRSTITSREVQTAVRLLLPGELAKHAVSEGTKAVTKYTSSK from the coding sequence ATGCCACCCAAGACTAGCGGAAAGGCTGCCAAGAAGGCCGGCAAGGCCCAGAAGAACATCTCCAAGGGAGACAAGAAGAAGAAGCGCAGGAGGAAGGAGAGCtacgcaatctacatctacaaggtgTTGAAGCAGGTCCACCCTGACACCGGTATCTCCTCCAAGGCCATGAACATCATGAACTCCTTCGTCAACGACATCTTCGAGAGGATCGCCGCCGAGGCTTCCCGTCTCGCTCACTACAACAAGCGCTCCACCATCACCTCCAGGGAGGTGCAGACCGCCGTCAGGCTCCTGCTCCCCGGTGAACTGGCCAAGCACGCCGTGTCTGAGGGCACCAAGGCTGTGACCAAGTACACCAGCTCCAAGTAA